The Dermacentor silvarum isolate Dsil-2018 chromosome 3, BIME_Dsil_1.4, whole genome shotgun sequence region CTCTCATGAAGATGAGAACAGTGTTGTatacgttcctctaaaacaggaacgaaaggtCGTTCTTCCTTCtgtcccaatcttggaacgagttcccgttacaagttcctttattgcgaaaggaacgcgttccagttacacttcgaacattggaacgtgtcgttacatcaacattacatttgattttttatattaaaatatagtgtcgctTAATCCTGACGCGAAATAAAGTAGGTAATTTAAAACtaacatcgaactacgtatattatatgaatttgaacatcgcgggcggcagattatctggagatgaAAAGAATCGAAAGAAACACTCCTAGGCGAATTTTTTCAGGgtgcaccggacatactccagacatgtctaatgcaactttggtgctcgtctattacaagtgcaacacatatggcactttccacttcggtcttcacaTGCGCAGTCAGGacactgcgcttcagatctgcaaatagaaagttagaGGCACCAACATCCTCCTGAGACACGAACACAACAACggaacataatcgctcttcaaggtggtttttattgtgtaCTGTTATGtcttaaatttaaaaaaaatctctaAAATTTGAATACCACAGATAGACAGATgtcaaaagctccgtctccatgcacgtgaaaaaaaatgactacctccatcatctcctcatgttagctgtggtacaaactgcatttcattgttgaaacgctgagatgaagatggaactacgtgtaatacattgccatgttgctgccgcgtccggtattttcacgcatcTGTGTGACTTCAAAACACTCCacgaggttgctttcggccgtctgggacaaCACAGAGGTCTTGACCAATTTATTGTCCAATTTCTCTAAAGCGGATTACAAGAATATGAGCAAACCTCTTCTtcacagttacacatgcaccgtacttcatagccacagtgaatattttgcgtaatcacttccgagtgaattcctaaaaaaaattgaaggcaatgtgcaatgtattgtacaaggggtcttaggaggatgtAATTAAGTttattgcacaagaaaccgcatcgaaaggaacaaaaCATAGGCGTTTAATGGATGCTGATTCAACATTGCAGTGTGAGCGGGAAAAAAATGTCCAAAGTACATATTCGCAATTTAGTGaggacccttgtttgaactcagaaAGAGGTACATCtggatgttggtgtccgacatgccggcatggaggaaagaaactataggagggagcgtcacgtgacaatcttgaagcctagtcataaaaaaatataacggagaactcacgaaagaaaatgcaTCATAGTCACGTGACCGGCAAGCGGTAGTtcgcgcctcacgcggtcgcctatccaccctgcatgatgtgctgcatacgtgcgtgcgtctgttcagtgtTGTGGAACATTTACGAAGGAACGCTGTTCCCTCTGCCGGCGGTTTTCAGATTTACACGAAGTCACTAAACGGCAGTGAAAACAATAGTAGAAAAATTGAATTCAGAAAGAACTTAATTTCGTAAATCTAacaagttaccgttacagttccaccgacccttaacggaacAGTGGCGTTcttccgttcctcccaaaaggaactagttccaggaacgccgtttcATACAACACTGGATGAGAAGATCGTAAAATTTTCAGGATATTGTGCAAATCTTCTAAATAGTAACTATGAGCAAAACAAAATTCATTATACTATATATAGTTTTTGTTGCGCGTTACACCTGTATTGAATCTCTCCATGTGAACGTCTTCAGTTGTGGGGCTAGACTGTACGTATACAGAAAGTACAACTCTAACTACAACTGTCTGCCCCTGGTTGAGAAATACCAGAAGTTTTTGGGTTAGCTCTGCGTTAGCCTGACACGCTCAACATCAATAGGATGATAAAAAAGAGTAACACTGAACGTTTTACAATATTATAGTTAGCTTTTACGTGATATTTCATATACGTATGAGCTGGAGGACTAACATTTTTCCCTTTCTTGCTCTTTCTCTAATCACAGGTGGCCTGGCTACTCGTGTTGTTCGTCGGCCTCGGCGTTACGTCAGGTGACTTGTAAGTGACCATCAGTCCGTTCGGCTACGACGAATTCATGGCTTGTCATACTTGTGCCGGTTTTCAGATTTACACGAAGTCACTAAACGGCAGTGAAAACAATAGTAGAAAAACTGAATTCAGAAAGAACTTAATTTCTGCATTGTGAGTGGATACGTCAGGTCGCTTACTTCAAGTTTCGCGTCGGAAACGTGTACAAGAATTCAAATTGCTTGTCTCCAAGAGgaattcaagaaaaaaaagaaatacgagtTCCCGCCCTTTTATAACAGTGCGTTAATTGAATCGCTAATGCTCATAGCACAGCGCAACCATTTTCATTCAACTCTAATATACTCAGGCGCATACTGCAAGTTTTGCGCCAACTACGGTAACTCTTGCTTATTTAGTGTTCTTGTCTTGTTTACCACAGTTTACAACACTGTACTTTGGTACAAACTCCTTATGTCGGTTTATCTTGCATTCGATTGAAAaatatgttgttgttttttttcttttccagccTGACTCCAGCGTTGTTTGTCATCTCAAAGACGCTACACATGTCCCAAAACATGGCAGTATCCTTTGAATTATATAAGTACGGGCGACATATATATTACAAGAAATGTTTGACAATAGTTTAAATGTCCTCATAGCAAGAACTTTTCATCTGTCAGTGTAGCAAACTATGAAATGAAATGCCACTGCAGCTcgttgtacagttttcttttaaTCCATAATGCATATCATCCTGCATTTTCAATGCTTAATTGGCATGACTTGAGCTCAATTCTGTGTCGTGGCTGATAGATCTGCCTTCCCTAGACTTTTACCGCACACTTCTGCCGTATATTCACAGCACTGACAACGTATTTATTTCTCAATGTGTGTATTcgataaagaaaacaaactgcacatGAAAAGTGTGGTAGTACAGCTGGTAGCCATTGTGCTTTGGTAATTTGGGTGGTTCATTAGAGTGTAGTAACACGCTGATTTAAATCAAAATATATATTGTTGCCTTGACTAAAGTGCATGGCGTCACACTCCTGGCATTCGGGAATGGTTCTCCAGACATCTTCGCTGCCCTAGCAGGAGTGAGACAAGGATCATACGAGCTTGTCATTGGAGGCCTTATTGGTGGGTTGAACTTCGTAATCTGAATCAAATTTTCTGAAGTACCTTTGTTGAGCCAGATGTGCGAAATATCTCCTGTTTCTAGATGAAACGATTTCTCTTGCAATAGTGTGAATGACTAGCTGATTTATTCATGCACTTGAATATTGAATTTTTGGCAGAAGAAATTATCTTCAAGCTTCTACGCTAGGAAAGCATGGTTTCTTCTAGACAAAGAGCCAAAGTCATTCGTTTTTAATTCAGTCATGAAATTTAATCAATGAAACCAACCTGGGAAATAAAAACCAATTTCAAACCAAACATCAGTCAGTTATGCTCAGCATATTGCAGTTGTGTAAAACAAATTACCTTCGACAGCATGGGGAAGGGTATTTAATAGAGTCATGCAAACTTTAGTTCTATTGTGCCACACATAAATAAGAAAATACTCGCAAGAGGTACTAACAGACTTCACCTAGTACTCTTAAAAGCATTCGTACACAATAAGCTCCTCAGTATTGCTTAGACAAGCTAGTCAGCATTATTAGGCTTTACTGAGTTCATGCAATCCCTTTCGCTTAGTTGATAGCATGGGAAAACGTTTTGCTCTTGCTGTTAATAAACAACTGTCTCCACATAACGCAGTTCAATAATAATTTGAGCATAAACCTTTCCATGTGTaaattgttttcttctgtgcaggtGGCGGGATATTTGTCACCACAGTTGTAGCCGGGTCGGTGTTTCTCGCCAAGCCTTTCAAGCTGGCAGCTCGACCCTTCACCAGGGACTGCGTGTTCTACTTCTCCGCCGCGGCATGGGCCTTCTACTTGTTTTACACGGGAGAGATCACCATGATGCATGCTATAGGTAAGGCGAAGTTACCTCGTTAAAATATTCTTGGAGTAAAATCATAATGAATAACGATATGAGAAAAATAAATGAGGAAACCACTGACCTCATTCCCAAGGTTCATCACCCGTAATAACTGCTCTTTATGCTGAAATATAAAGTTTTAGGTAACGATTGACATTAGCATTTCTTTACGATGTTCTAACGGTCGTTCTATTGTTCTTAAGAGCGTGCATGATGTACCATTGGGACAATCTTCTTGGTTTACTAATATATCAAAATTCTGCGTAACTCACGGCAAACCTGCAAAATAGTAGGTAGTTGGCACAAGAGCTCGTAATAATGGTAATTTTGCGAAAGGTTAAGTTCAAAGTTAAGCTCGAAGAATCAAATAAAAAAGCAGTAAAGAGCTTTAAGTCAATACTTTGTAACTGGCGGCACAACAGTGGCAAATCGCAAACTGAGTAGCttacctaaagaaaaaaaaacaactgagcCTAGGCAGGAAGAAATCCATCATTCAGTTTTGAAGCACAGCATTTGGTTTGTTACCATGCAGGTTTCATCTGCCTCTACTGCGTGTACATTACTGTGGTCATCGTGAGTGGCATAGTTTACCAGAGGTACCTGGCTAAGGAGCAGGATCGCAAACAGCGAGACGAAGAAAAAACATGCCACGATGAAAAGCCTCCGAAAAACGGTAGGTGCTTCGCCACATGACCAGTGCTTCTGGCGCTGACGGTTTGTAGCTTGAACTGCCAAACCGGACGGGCGCCATTTCTGCGTCAGCAGTGCCACCTCACCTCGGTGCTGATACGCGCCCACCGGATCCTGTGCGTGGGATGCAGAAACCTGTCTCCGAGCTTTTGGCAGACGGCTTCGCGAAAATGTGCAACGGAAGTCTCCTTTCTCCTGCGGGAAGAAGGAGGTCTTCCGAGACCGCGGTCGGGAACATGCACTTTGACCAGAGGCGTGGCTGTTAAAAGGCGGATTCGACGTTTCTGTGCCCTCACGCATGTAAGGTATACAAAGCTGTCCTTTCGATTTTTTTCCATCTCTCCTTTCGCTGTAGCGTTCTCGCTGCCCATGACGGTCCTTGGCGTCTTTGTCTCCCTTACTCCAGGAGTACCTCGAGAGTCGTAAGCTCTCCGAGTTCTCATATCTTTCTTGTTCTGCTTGCTGGTTTTTTTCtcgtttgtttctgtttttcaagTCCAATATTGTATGTCGCTCGTTGCGAAGATTCTACTGGCACTGCCAGTAGTCAGGGTGTATGACACTCTTTTCTTCTCCCCACCCATTTTGGTGTTTCCTGCTGTCTTTTACCTTCCATATCAATCTCTTCCAACACCTTTTCGTTCTGTAATTTGATGCATTGTTGCGGGAGATGTGCTGTTTTTACTCGCACGTGTTCATCGCTGGTTTTGTGACTCCATTGTTGCAGGTTCTTGGTCATGACACTGTCTATATGCTTGAAATTAAGGTGCAAGAAAGCAATATCGTGTAATTCAATTTCATTACTACGCATAATAAACCAATAATTTGTCGTTGTGAAAACACTGTCTTGCATGGCGAATTCCGATGTGCCTCTGATGTGTcgaaaaaaatgcattcttaTGGCGAATACCGCAATGCATGAACTCATGAAGGCATGCCACTTCTCTACTGCACCACTTTTATGAACTATAACATGTCACTCAGCTGGTTTGTGTTTCCACCTTCTCTGCTTTGCTTTTGATGATGTTCGCGGAACTTTGGCACAGCCTGTTGAGCCTTCAGTTCAAGAAAAAAGGACCCCATTAGGATGATTGATGTTGCATGGAGAACAACGTGCTTTGTGAGATTTGTGCTTTTCTTGACCGCCCAATACTTTTCACAGCCAAGTCGTTTGCATATCCTGCGTTCGAGTACTGCATTTTACTACCGAAACTCAGAGCGCTACCACGAGGCAAACAAGCCCCGACTTGTATGCCGATGCATGTCATTTCTTCAAACTGCCGTTTGTTACCTGCGCTACGTTTGCGTTGTTTTGTTCGTACTTGTCCGTAGAACATAGAGCGACAAATGCATTACAGTTTGCTCCCAGAAGCACGCCGTATTTCTTTTGGGGAATGTAAACTAAGGACAGCGGTTGGGAATGCGGAACATAGAATGTCATGTAATGATAGGTATTTGCCATAACAAAGTAATTGCATTTTTTATTTCTCAACAAATAAACTGTTATAGAAGCGCCGCACGACATTTTTAGTTACTTGACTGTGAAATCGAAAAGTTTAGTCTATTTCAATAGAACTCAGAGATAATGCAAAGTGCTCGAACGCAGGACAAATGCCTTAATTCTTGGGTCTTTGTCTTCCAGGCCCCAGCGCTAAGATGGCGCCTCACCGCCCACAGTGTGGTGTCCCGCCCAAGAGCGCTATAGCACCAAAAACACACGCTGGCAAATGCCAACCGTAGAGCTTAAGACACAAATGAGTACGTACCACATGGCCAAGCTTCCACCCacccacaaaaaaaagaaaaccaccaGGTACCACATTCTTGGTCATAAGAACAGGTACATCGCTACAGAGCCAAAAAGAACAGGCAACGCGGACATGTGTTTTGCATTTAGCATAAAGGGACGGCGAGAAGATCAACGCAAGGACACGCCCGACGCAAACGCTGGCGCCTCTCCGGATCGCCTATAGGAAAAAGCAAATGCGAACGGAGACAGCGAGTGCATCGAGCGTGTTCTTGTGGCGGTCTTCTCGGATCCGTTTATGGTAAATCTTCACTGGTATACCCCGAAGGTACCTGTTCTCACAATATACCTTATTTTACTCGTAGCCGGCCATCTCATACCTTATTTCATGTTCCACTCTTTGGCGCTTCCTTTCGGTTACAGAGGCTTGTACAGTATCAAGTGAAGTGACGTTCAATGGAAGACGGCACGTTTTTGATGATCCTGAGCGCAGCTATGTCGTTCCAATTGGTGAGTGTACCCGGTGTTCTTTAAAACACTACCAGGCTCCCAATTACGACAGTCTTTCGTAACGTGTTGTTTTATGCCAATAATTTCTTCACATGTTCGTTTACTATAGGACAGCTCTCATGGGACATCTGTGTAGTCTTTCTTCATATTCGTAATCTTCCGTCGGACATTACTTAAGAAACACCTGACTGAACGAATAAAAAAGGCACACTTGCCCGAAAGCGCAACGCTGTGATGATATGCCATATCGAGTCGTATCTATCTTTTGCTACATTTGTCTAAATCTGTCCCCTCGTGTCGAATGTCCTTGCTTTGCttctttcttactgttttcaCTAATGGCTTACTGCCTTGTTTCACTTTAAATAATCTTGTATTGGAGTTTCCTCGTACAGTGGGTAACTTTTAATGACTATTAACTCCGCTGACTTTAGAGTAGAAATCCAGTAAATAGCTGTAGTCAATTTTGCCCAATAAAATTTTTTTACTGGAGTTTCTTATTAAATGGCTTGACGCATGTCAAGCTATTGAAGACAAAAACACAGCACTGTGAGTGGGGCGATAGGACacttatttatgttttactatAGTCTTCAATAAGATTCGAGTGATTAAAACAGTGCGCGGCAAAGTAGTTAAATACATGAAATAGAGATCTAAATATCGACCCCGTACTGCCTAAAAGCTGTAAATATCGGTATTTTGTAAAGCACTGTTGCTTGACACCTTCTTTCCAATTTTTCTTTGTCTATAGCCTTCAGATACTTGAACACCGAACCACGAAATGAAGTTGAAGTGGCCGAGAAAGACAACGTAGTGCCAGATCCCAATGAAGGGGTCTACTACATCAACCTCGGCGCTGACTGCCTTGAAGAGGAAGTCGATGGTGAGTTCAAGTGTTTGTGATTAGCCCTCTTGAAAACCTATCTACGGTCCAGTTACGTTGACTTGCAATTAACAATATCTTAATTAACAAATAATAGTCACCTGCGCTCGTTATTGCAATCTACTGTGCACTTTTTATGGTAGTGTGAAACAAACAGGGCCGTTTTCTAGCTCGTAATGAACATGGATATCGTCTTACTTCAATTAGATTCTGAAAAGAGTATGTCGCTCATAAAGCTTGAGGTTCGTGCAGCTCTGATGAAAGTTATCGAAAATGGACTGCTAACATTTGGCTATAAGTTCACTGAAACTATTCCACGTCCCTGTTCCTGCTGGCGAAGGAGGCAATCACAGAAGAAAAAATATTGTTCGCTGTCGGCCGGGAAAGTTTACGGAACTCGGGGTTTGAGATAAAGCAAAATTCCCAGCGAAGCCTAGCAACATAGCTTCGAATTCAAAGTGGCACTGTTTTCGACCTACACAATGATCCAATAAATAGGAAGCGCTATGCCTTAACAAGGCAAACAATCACATTTGTTGTAGATCCCGCACTGGTAAAAAACGAATGCCACAGACGTGTATTCCTTCCCACATTTCCGCCATGTTCTTGATTGTCAATTCGTAATCTCTGCCGCATAAAAGGAACACATTGCGTGCTTCTGCATTATACTTAGCCAGAGAATCCACGCCTGGCAAAGCTTAAAGcgatgtctgttttttttttttcttgtagtggACACACTTACCATTGTCGTCGATAAACCAAGGCGAAGCTCAAACCTGGACAAGACTCCTTGCATCACGCTGGAGAAGGAGGAAGAGGACTCGACTGGCCTTGTTTTAGATGTGATCAACAAGCTTCTCTCTGTTAACTTGGACGAGAAAGAGAAGGAACCGTTCCTGATGTACCTCGTCAGCATCTTTAAGGTAGCTAGCTGCCTGTCCTACTTTTTGCTCCGGCGCTGGCGCGTGCAAACAACGCGAAATGCTACGAGTGCCGTGTTAAAGTTAAGCTTTTTAAAGGGCAGTTCTTCATTTCAAAATTTACGCATAAATCCGGCATGCTTGATGAAGCTTAGTATTTCTTGATTGGTTCCTGAATATGACATACCAATTTCTAATTGTGATGTGAGTAAAGTTTGCTCCGACATTAGTTGATCTAATTTGGTTTGAACGTTGACTGAAACGCGTTACGCAGTAAATAGAACCATGGTTGCAGAGTGATCATAAATCGATTTGATTTATCTTCTCTGTTCACATTGAGGTGCCTTCTGTCGGTGCTTTTATTTGGAAGAAATGATCCCCTGCACAGTGCTTTTTAGTGTTGTGGACGAGAATACTGAAAAAAAGATATAAATCGACTCCGGAAGATGGCGTAGAACAATGGTTGATTACACGACACTACAGCACCTTTGTTGAGATCGTCAGGTTCACAATGTTATCTCATAAAGCACTTAACATGTTGTCCGACTTGTTTACACAGAAACGGTGCTGTCGACGTCACCATTACATTCTAATGGGATTTAGTTTAGTGCATTTCACCCCAGGTATATAGAGCAATATAGAATACGAGTAAGCAGAAAGAGTTAATCGCATTGGTTTGCTTGTCTTTGTTATCGTTCGACGAGACGTTGCCGCAAATACGTACGATAGAAAAGTCTGTGCTGACATATCGTTAGTAAATTTTCACAGACCGCTGCCTTTCTAGAACAGGATGAAATTGTAGCGTCATATAGTAGTAGGCTGTAAGCTAGGGCAACCTCAACAACAGCTTACGGCATCGTGCGCAGCTTAGGCTATATAGATGGTGCAGCGATCTAAGTTTTATTTTGCGTGCTTATTTGTTGCTCCCTTAGCCGCGAATAGAGCATGACTTCAGCACTGTTGCCGTTTTTCCTCTCCCATAGATTCCTGTGTTCTTCGCATTGGCAATAACGACCCCCGTGGTGGACCTCACCAAGAAGAACAACAACTGGTGCCGCCCTCTCAACGTGATCCACTGCGTTACGGTCCCCGTGTTCCTCGTCTTTGTCTTTGGGCGTAAGCAGTCATTTAGTAGAATCTGTAGCATTCATTAACGTAAACTTCTTGTAGCTTTTACAAGATCTCCGCACTGAAGATGGAGTCATGTTACACATGGATAAAAAGCGATTACATGGACTCTCTCATCTGCTGACTATAGTGGCTTTCTCTTCAGGAAACATGCGGTTTTCATCGTGTTTTTGGGAGCGCATAAAAAAATTAATGTTTACGCGAATGTTCGGCGCGCTATATTGAACTAAACTTGAATTTAAAATTATGTAGGTTTTACGCGTGAACGCTGACGCTCCCAGGTGTACGCGGCTAGTACTCTAACAACCTTTGATAAAGAAATACTGAGAAGTGCAGGTCGGCCTTATAATGCGAATAATTTAGGTTTTATATGCATGTTCTTAACTATATCTACATACAATACGCAGCACTTCCCATGCGTCTGTCTCATAACAAACCC contains the following coding sequences:
- the LOC119446097 gene encoding mitochondrial sodium/calcium exchanger protein, whose translation is MVSTAAVEFMAVSCRDVTSLNLTDKCEFVRSEPSCAPNMGFVNYMEVIYCLLGPQHYVESLVLTVAWLLVLFVGLGVTSGDFLTPALFVISKTLHMSQNMAGVTLLAFGNGSPDIFAALAGVRQGSYELVIGGLIGGGIFVTTVVAGSVFLAKPFKLAARPFTRDCVFYFSAAAWAFYLFYTGEITMMHAIGFICLYCVYITVVIVSGIVYQRYLAKEQDRKQRDEEKTCHDEKPPKNEACTVSSEVTFNGRRHVFDDPERSYVVPIAFRYLNTEPRNEVEVAEKDNVVPDPNEGVYYINLGADCLEEEVDVDTLTIVVDKPRRSSNLDKTPCITLEKEEEDSTGLVLDVINKLLSVNLDEKEKEPFLMYLVSIFKIPVFFALAITTPVVDLTKKNNNWCRPLNVIHCVTVPVFLVFVFGLGKVEIGGVVPLWTVVGAAGALVGVAVLLTSENDKAPKYHSAFAYAGFFVGVVWIYVISMEIVVLLQAVGIVFRISDAILGLTILAWGNGLLDFLANVNIARKGYPRMSISACFGTPCLTLLLGVGIPSIIQLAGTNNVLVLHYTKLITVLFSGLATSLLSSMATMLVTRFQSRRFYGGVLLAIYFTFLVAAVLVESGLV